In the genome of Vicia villosa cultivar HV-30 ecotype Madison, WI linkage group LG7, Vvil1.0, whole genome shotgun sequence, one region contains:
- the LOC131618890 gene encoding protein PHYTOCHROME KINASE SUBSTRATE 1-like, translating to MTEESGEIEVFGAEKYFNRKVVETPRAATKYQVEYGTPSISSISTWNSQNALLKRDSEKSIKDKVHAKSVLSRLGLKCSCSDKNSVDISDHAGEISFNNKTSNYGAVHEKSTPKTEFNLGLDDDISIKLRKASSEFFINKDLYFQKQENLSVGLNSEMNSFPSNSRNHVVKMQFPLDEEKTPRKSVEVFGSPNPILTNSKRSSLSIDKRLIFSSKMEEIVDANYDDDDDDDAGSDASSDLFEIESLKEKSSNNLLNRRTSDAASTCYAPSEASVGWSVVTASAAVMSDCEDQMSEFTVRSPLKVIRENPRRSPGILLGCKSHKAVTVRVAGDAFITYEKQSLSPKIGNRIENNALSQVARFPGETDVSASERHV from the coding sequence ATGACAGAAGAAAGTGGAGAAATTGAAGTATTTGGAGCTGAAAAATACTTCAACAGAAAAGTAGTTGAAACTCCAAGAGCTGCTACAAAGTACCAAGTTGAGTATGGAACTCCAAGTATTAGTTCTATATCAACATGGAACAGCCAAAATGCACTCTTAAAGAGAGATTCTGAAAAAAGTATCAAAGATAAGGTGCATGCTAAGAGTGTTCTATCAAGACTTGGTCtcaaatgctcttgttctgataagAATTCTGTTGATATCAGTGATCATGCAGGTGAAATCAGTTTTAATAACAAAACTTCTAACTATGGTGCAGTTCATGAAAAATCAACACCAAAAACAGAATTCAATCTTGGTCTTGATGAtgatatttcaattaaattaagaAAGGCTAGTTCAGAATTTTTCATCAATAAAGATCTTTACTTTCAAAAGCAAGAGAATTTAAGTGTAGGATTAAACAGTGAAATGAATAGTTTCCCTTCTAACTCAAGAAACCATGTTGTCAAAATGCAATTTCCATTAGATGAagaaaaaacaccaagaaaatcAGTTGAAGTATTTGGATCACCAAATCCAATATTGACCAATAGCAAAAGAAGTTCCTTGAGCATTGATAAAAGGTTGATATTTTCTTccaaaatggaagaaattgttgATGCAaactatgatgatgatgatgatgatgatgctggaAGTGATGCAAGTTCTGATTTGTTTGAGATTGAGAGCCTCAAAGAAAAATCTTCCAACAATCTTCTCAATAGACGGACATCAGATGCTGCTTCAACTTGTTACGCGCCGAGTGAGGCGAGCGTAGGATGGAGTGTGGTTACTGCTAGTGCTGCAGTTATGTCAGACTGTGAAGATCAAATGTCTGAATTTACAGTAAGGAGTCCATTAAAGGTCATTAGGGAGAATCCGAGGCGGAGTCCAGGTATCTTGTTGGGATGCAAGAGCCACAAAGCTGTTACTGTTAGAGTTGCTGGTGATGCATTCATAACATATGAAAAACAAAGTTTAAGTCCAAAAATTGGTAACAGAATAGAAAACAATGCTCTTTCTCAGGTAGCAAGGTTTCCAGGAGAGACTGATGTTAGTGCCTCAGAGAGACACGTgtga